TGCCTCCTAAAGAGTAACGGAGGCGCCCAAAGGTTCCCTCAGCCTGGTTGGCAATCAGGTGTTGAGTGTAAGTGCACAAGGGAGCTTGACTGTGAGACCGACGGGTCGAGCAGGGACGAAAGTCGGGACTAGTGATCCGGCGGTGGCTTGTGGAAGCGCCGTCGCTCAACGGATAAAAGGTACCCCGGGGATAACAGGCTGATCTTCCCCAAGAGTCCATATCGACGGGATGGTTTGGCACCTCGATGTCGGCTCGTCGCATCCTGGGGCTGGAGTCGGTCCCAAGGGTTGGGCTGTTCGCCCATTAAAGCGGTACGCGAGCTGGGTTTAGAACGTCGTGAGACAGTTCGGTCCCTATCCGCTGTGCGCGTAGGAGTCTTGAGAAGGGCTGTCCCTAGTACGAGAGGACCGGGACGGACGAACCTCTGGTGTGCCAGTTGTCCTGCCAAGGGCATGGCTGGTTGGCTACGTTCGGGAGGGATAACCGCTGAAAGCATCTAAGCGGGAAGCCTGCTTCGAGATGAGGACTCCCACCCACTTGATGGGGTAAGGCTCCCAGTAGACGACTGGGTTGATAGGCCGGATCTGGAAGCACGGTAACGTGTGGAGGTGACCGGTACTAATAGGCCGAGGGCTTGTCCTCAGTTGCTCGCGTCCACTGTGTTGGTTCTGAAACCACGAACAGCCCCGTGTGCCCGCACATGGTGCGGCGTTCAGTTTCATAGTGTTTCGGTGGTCATAGCGTGAGGGAAACGCCCGGTTACATTCCGAACCCGGAAGCTAAGCCTCACAGCGCCGATGGTACTGCAGGGGGGACCCTGTGGGAGAGTAGGACACCGCCGAACAATTCTTGGGAAAGCCCCCGCATCGGAAGATGCGGGGGCTTTCTGCGTTCACGGTCCCTTTTCCCGAGGGGATGGTGAACCCGGGGCGAATCACAGTCGGCCCGCCGCCTTCAGGGCCAGGTAGGCGTCCGCCAGAGCCGGCGACAGGTCGTCCGGCATCGCGTCCACCACCGTCACTCCATGACGACGAAGCTGCTCCGCCGTACGCTGGCGCTCACTCTGGGCCTGGGCTGCCGCGGCGGCTTCGTACACCGACTCGGCATCTCCCCGCGCCTGTGCCATGCGCGCCACGAACGGGTCCGCCACCGAAGCGATCAGGACCGTGTGGCGCTGGGTGAGCTGAGGCAGTACCGGCAGCAGGCCCTGTTCCACCGGCGCGGCGTCCAACGTGGTGAAGAGGACGATGAGCGAGCGCCGCGGGGCCGAACGGAGGGCCGTTGCGCTGAGGCCGCGCGCGTCGGTCTCGACGAGTTCCGGTTCGAGCACGGCCATCGCGTTGACCAAGGACGGCAGGAGGTCACCGGCGGAGCGGCCCTGGACCAGGGCGCGGACACGCCGGTCGTAGGCCAGGAGGTCCACGCGGTCGCCGGCGCGGGAGGCGAGCGCCGCGAGCAGCAGGGCCGCGTCCAGGGCCGCGTCCAGACGGGGGGCGTCTCCGACACGGCCGGCCGAGGTGCGGCCGGTGTCGAGGACCAGGAGGATGTGGCGGTCGCGCTCAGGGCGCCAGGTGCGGACGGCCACCGTGGACTGGCGGGCGGTGGCCCGCCAGTCGATCGAGCGGGTGTCGTCGCCGGGGACGTACTCGCGCAGGCTGTCGAATTCGGTGCCCTCGCCGCGGGTCAGCATGCTGGTCCGGCCGTCCAGTTCACGCAATCGAGCGAGTTTCGACGGCAGGTGCTTCCGGCTGGTGAAGGGGGGCAGAACTCGTACTGACCAGGGGACTTTGTGGGTGCCCTGGCGGGCGAAGAGGCCGAGGGGACCGTAGGAGCGGATCGTCACGCGGTCGGCCCGGCGGTCACCGCGGCGGGTCGGGCGCAGCCGGGTCGTCACCCGTCGGCGTTCACCGGCCGGGATGCTGATCCGGTGCCGGGAGCCGGCGGCCTCGGTGCCGCGCTGCCAGCTGCTGGGCGGCCAGGCGTCCCGCAGGTGCGCTCGCAGCGGGCGGCCGGACGGGTTGGTGATCGTGAGCGTGACGTCGGCGGTCTCGCCGAGACGAGCGGAGGTGTCACCGGAACGGGTCAGGAGGAGGCGGCGTACGGGCGCCGCGAGCGCGAAGTCGCAGGCGCAGGCCAACGCCAGGGAGCCGTTGACGGCGAGGATGCCCGTCCAGCCGGGCTCCAGGACACCGACGGGGATCGAACCGAGGGCCGCGAGGAGGGCGGCGCGTCCGGTGGGAGCCATCAGCGGGGGACCGGGACGTGGGCGAGGACGGAGGTGATGACGGAGTCGGCGGTCAGGCCCTCCATTTCGGCCTCCGGGCGCAGTTGGACCCGGTGGCGCAAGGTGGGCAGGGAGAGCGCCTTCACGTCGTCGGGGATGACGTAGTCGCGGCCCGTCAGCCAGGCCCAGGCGCGCGAGGTGGCGAGCAGTGCGGTGGCACCGCGTGGCGACACGCCGAGGGCGAGGGAGGGCGACTCGCGGGTGGCACGGCAGACGTCCACGACATAGGCCGTGATCTCCGGGGAGACGACCGTCCTGGCGACCGCGGCGCGGGCCGCCTCCAGGTCGGCCGGTCCGGCGACGGGGCGTACGCCGGCGGCGTGCAGGTCGCGCGGGTTGAAGCCGGAGGCATGGCGGGTGAGGACGTCGATCTCGTCCTGCCGGGAGGGCAGCGGGATCGTCAGCTTCAGCAGGAAGCGGTCCAGTTGTGCTTCCGGAAGGGGGTAGGTGCCCTCGTACTCCACGGGGTTCTGAGTCGCGGCCACCAGGAACGGGTCGGGCAGCGGGCGCGGGGTGCCGTCGACCGTGACCTGGCGTTCCTCCATGGCTTCCAGGAGGGAGGACTGGGTCTTGGGCGGGGTGCGGTTGATCTCGTCCGCGAGGAGGAGGTTGGTGAAGACCGGGCCGGGCTGGAAGGAGAACTCGGCGGAGCGGGTGTCGTAGACGAGGGAGCCGGTGACGTCGCTGGGCATCAGGTCCGGCGTGAACTGCACCCGCTTGGTGTCCAGTTCGAGCGCGGACGCGAGGGCGCGGACGAGCAGCGTCTTGGCGACTCCGGGGACACCTTCGAGGAGGACGTGCCCCCGGCACAGGAGGGCGACGACGAGTCCGGTCACGGCGGGGTCCTGGCCGACCACGGCTTTGGCGATCTCGGCGCGCAGGGCCTCCAGGGAGGCACGGGCGGTGTCCGCGTCTCCGCTGTTCCCGGCGTTGTCGGTGGTCGGGTCCGTCATGAACGGCGTACCTCTCTTTCGAGGGCGTCGAGTTGGTCGGTGAGTGCGATCAGGGCCGCGTCGTCGCCGGGCGGCGGTCCGAAGAGGAGGGTTTCCAGGGGTCGTCCGGCGCCGTGCAGGTGGGCGGACAGGGCGGGGAGCAGGGTCTCGGGCGCTTGTGCCCGGGAGACGGGAACGCCGACCAGGGGGGCGAGGCGCGTGCGGGTGGTGGCGCGCAGGGCGTTGGCCGCGCGGTCGCGGGCGTTGGCCTTGCGGTAGAGGCGGGCGCGGCCCTCGACGGTCTCGGAGGCGCGGATCGCGACCGGGAGCCTTTCGGGGACGAGGGGGCCGAACCGGCGCGCCCGCCAGAAAGCGGCGAGGGCCGCGGCGATGAACAGTTGCAGGGTGCCCCAGAGCCAGCCGGACGGGAGCAGGTCGAGGAAGCTCTTCTGCTCACCGGGCGCAGTGGCGGAGGGGTCGGAGAGCGAGGGGAGGTACCAGACCAGATGGGGGCGGGAGCCGAGGAGTTGCAGGGCCAGCGAGGCGTTGCCCCGGTCGTCGAGGCGGTCGTTGAAGAGGATGTCGGGCGCGCCGAGGACGACGGTGTCGCCGTCCCCGGTGGCCGCGGGGAGGCGGAGCAGCGTGGCGAGGCGTTCGCCGGGGTAGCAGGAGTCGGCGTCGAGGTGGGTGGTGGTGTAACGGATGCCGCCGGTGTCGGCGGTGCCCGCGCGCCGGGCCGCGGGCAGGGCGCAGTCGGGTTCGAGCGCGGAGCCGATGCTGGTGGCGGGGTCCGCGGTGACACCGGGGGCGAGCCGTTCGACGGACCAGCTGCCGGCGGCGACGAGGACGGTGCGCCCGCCGGAGGCCGCCGTCGCGGAGTGCAGGCGCGTCTGCTGACGAGGGGTCAGCAGGTCGGGAACGGCGACCAGGAGCGTGGTGTCCGGGCCGGCGGCGGCGCGTGCCGCGCCGAGCGAGGTGACCACGCGGGTGGACACGCCCCGGTCGGCGAGGAGTTCGGCGACGGCGCGGCTGCCGCGGGGGTCGGTGGAGCGCGGGTCGAGTTCGCCGTGCCGGGCCTGGGAACGGACGGCGGCGATCACGACGGCCGCGACCAGGATGAGGACGACGGCCAGGACGGTGCCGCGCGCGCGGGCCCACACCCGGCGGGCGGTGGGCGAGGCCGAGGCGGCGGACAGCGTGGCCCCGGTGGTCACTCGGCGCCCCCCTGGAAGGCGGTGCGGACCGGGGAAGCGGTGGCGTTCGCGAGGGTCGGCCGGGTGTTCTCCAGCTCACGGTTGAGTTCGGCGACGTGCCGGTACGACGCCTCGTCGGCTCTCCTGCCTCCGTACGTGACGTCGTCGAACGCGCGGGCTGCGGAGCGCAGCCGGTCACGGTGCGCGGGCAGGGCGCGGCCGGCCTCGGCGACCGCTTCGTCGGCGGTGCGGCCGGGGCGGACGTC
This is a stretch of genomic DNA from Streptomyces sp. TG1A-8. It encodes these proteins:
- a CDS encoding DUF4350 domain-containing protein encodes the protein MTTGATLSAASASPTARRVWARARGTVLAVVLILVAAVVIAAVRSQARHGELDPRSTDPRGSRAVAELLADRGVSTRVVTSLGAARAAAGPDTTLLVAVPDLLTPRQQTRLHSATAASGGRTVLVAAGSWSVERLAPGVTADPATSIGSALEPDCALPAARRAGTADTGGIRYTTTHLDADSCYPGERLATLLRLPAATGDGDTVVLGAPDILFNDRLDDRGNASLALQLLGSRPHLVWYLPSLSDPSATAPGEQKSFLDLLPSGWLWGTLQLFIAAALAAFWRARRFGPLVPERLPVAIRASETVEGRARLYRKANARDRAANALRATTRTRLAPLVGVPVSRAQAPETLLPALSAHLHGAGRPLETLLFGPPPGDDAALIALTDQLDALEREVRRS
- a CDS encoding DUF58 domain-containing protein, with translation MAPTGRAALLAALGSIPVGVLEPGWTGILAVNGSLALACACDFALAAPVRRLLLTRSGDTSARLGETADVTLTITNPSGRPLRAHLRDAWPPSSWQRGTEAAGSRHRISIPAGERRRVTTRLRPTRRGDRRADRVTIRSYGPLGLFARQGTHKVPWSVRVLPPFTSRKHLPSKLARLRELDGRTSMLTRGEGTEFDSLREYVPGDDTRSIDWRATARQSTVAVRTWRPERDRHILLVLDTGRTSAGRVGDAPRLDAALDAALLLAALASRAGDRVDLLAYDRRVRALVQGRSAGDLLPSLVNAMAVLEPELVETDARGLSATALRSAPRRSLIVLFTTLDAAPVEQGLLPVLPQLTQRHTVLIASVADPFVARMAQARGDAESVYEAAAAAQAQSERQRTAEQLRRHGVTVVDAMPDDLSPALADAYLALKAAGRL
- a CDS encoding MoxR family ATPase → MTDPTTDNAGNSGDADTARASLEALRAEIAKAVVGQDPAVTGLVVALLCRGHVLLEGVPGVAKTLLVRALASALELDTKRVQFTPDLMPSDVTGSLVYDTRSAEFSFQPGPVFTNLLLADEINRTPPKTQSSLLEAMEERQVTVDGTPRPLPDPFLVAATQNPVEYEGTYPLPEAQLDRFLLKLTIPLPSRQDEIDVLTRHASGFNPRDLHAAGVRPVAGPADLEAARAAVARTVVSPEITAYVVDVCRATRESPSLALGVSPRGATALLATSRAWAWLTGRDYVIPDDVKALSLPTLRHRVQLRPEAEMEGLTADSVITSVLAHVPVPR